Proteins encoded together in one Nostoc sp. PCC 7524 window:
- a CDS encoding sugar phosphate isomerase/epimerase family protein, which translates to MEFYLSLSAYGGVSTREALTVFWEAGIRYVELAIGPKPDTDAVQAIQDFRQQGMVYRAHHAFVWGDRHYPFNLAQPQDWNYFQRLTDWLANNGITAYSVHGGHFPMDTNRAEAYATFLENVHCLHQQCLARGIVLGVETMYPTLPTSGKENLLDNASEVAQFCQDAPEVKIVLDLAHLNIWHHHSLQAKLQWLKLPPGRLLEIHISDNDGRHDIHSRITQKTWWVSQIAQFPTGVPFVLESRLNRLPVSAVQQECDWLRQALCAPSHCCHD; encoded by the coding sequence ATGGAGTTCTATCTTAGTTTGTCTGCTTACGGGGGAGTGTCAACCCGTGAAGCATTAACGGTGTTTTGGGAGGCAGGAATTCGGTATGTTGAACTGGCAATCGGTCCGAAACCTGATACCGATGCAGTGCAGGCAATCCAGGATTTTAGGCAACAAGGGATGGTCTATCGAGCGCACCACGCCTTTGTCTGGGGCGATCGCCATTATCCCTTCAACCTAGCGCAACCGCAAGATTGGAACTATTTCCAGCGACTGACAGACTGGTTAGCAAATAACGGTATCACAGCCTACTCAGTGCATGGGGGACATTTTCCCATGGACACCAATCGCGCCGAAGCTTATGCAACATTTCTCGAAAACGTCCATTGCCTCCACCAGCAATGCCTGGCGCGAGGTATTGTTCTTGGTGTTGAAACAATGTATCCCACACTCCCCACAAGCGGTAAAGAGAACCTTTTGGACAATGCCTCAGAAGTTGCCCAGTTTTGCCAAGATGCCCCGGAAGTCAAGATAGTTCTTGATTTGGCACACCTTAACATCTGGCATCACCACAGCTTGCAAGCAAAGTTGCAATGGTTGAAACTCCCACCAGGGAGACTTTTAGAAATTCACATCTCCGACAATGACGGGCGACATGACATCCACTCCCGCATTACACAAAAAACCTGGTGGGTATCGCAGATTGCTCAATTTCCAACTGGGGTTCCCTTCGTGCTAGAGAGTCGATTGAATCGGTTGCCTGTCTCAGCTGTGCAGCAAGAGTGCGATTGGCTACGGCAGGCACTCTGTGCGCCATCGCATTGCTGCCATGATTAG
- a CDS encoding HU family DNA-binding protein, which translates to MSIDKKELVRRVSQRVCKETGIVEEVIDATLEEIYESLKQGDSVSLRNFGTFYVRVERESWVFKFNPSQRLRKLFGWSSTYKA; encoded by the coding sequence ATGTCTATCGACAAGAAAGAACTGGTACGCCGTGTGTCCCAACGAGTGTGCAAAGAAACTGGCATTGTGGAAGAAGTCATTGATGCAACGCTTGAAGAAATTTATGAATCCCTCAAACAGGGAGACAGTGTTTCTTTACGTAACTTTGGAACTTTTTACGTAAGAGTAGAACGAGAAAGTTGGGTTTTTAAATTCAATCCCTCTCAACGGTTGCGTAAGTTGTTTGGCTGGTCGTCTACTTACAAGGCGTAA
- a CDS encoding HEAT repeat domain-containing protein, whose amino-acid sequence MAASSYPSPVDKLLTYGDISEMQEVPNYVEELGFSADHIQDLIRMATDMELNSTDTESLEVWAPVHAVRVLGQLRASEAIPPLINLFHELDDDWMRSELPNAFGMIGPAAIPALEAYVADLSHESFERTDAAIALTRIAQNHLDVRDQCVTILTQQLERFVENDPDMNACLIGELIDLNAVESAPVIERAFAANRVMPFLVGDWGEVQVSLGLKTREEVPLRRFSLEEISDYYGLGLVHKPRGFAKTASTPSKNKKKSNNKSKKRK is encoded by the coding sequence ATGGCAGCGTCTTCTTATCCATCTCCGGTCGATAAGTTGCTGACCTACGGTGACATCAGTGAAATGCAGGAAGTACCAAATTACGTCGAGGAACTTGGTTTTAGTGCAGACCATATTCAAGACCTTATCCGCATGGCGACTGACATGGAGTTAAATTCTACGGACACCGAGAGTTTGGAGGTTTGGGCACCCGTTCATGCAGTGCGCGTGCTGGGTCAACTGCGTGCGTCCGAAGCAATTCCACCGCTGATTAATCTGTTTCACGAACTCGATGATGATTGGATGAGGAGCGAATTACCTAATGCCTTCGGGATGATAGGGCCTGCTGCAATTCCCGCACTCGAAGCATATGTTGCAGATTTATCCCATGAATCCTTTGAGCGCACGGATGCGGCGATCGCACTGACCCGAATTGCTCAAAACCACCTGGATGTCCGCGACCAATGTGTGACGATTTTAACCCAGCAACTCGAACGCTTTGTGGAAAATGATCCAGACATGAACGCTTGTTTAATTGGCGAACTGATAGATTTAAACGCGGTTGAGTCTGCGCCAGTAATAGAGCGTGCGTTTGCTGCCAATCGGGTTATGCCGTTTCTGGTAGGAGATTGGGGTGAGGTACAGGTATCGCTAGGGTTGAAAACTCGTGAGGAAGTTCCGCTCCGCAGGTTCTCTCTTGAGGAAATATCTGATTATTACGGGCTTGGACTTGTACACAAGCCCCGTGGTTTTGCTAAGACTGCGAGTACACCGAGTAAGAATAAGAAAAAAAGTAACAACAAAAGTAAAAAGCGTAAGTGA
- a CDS encoding ATP-binding protein, translating to MKIREAQGHLFELAFNAGILTAIHQSGMKYAHMDLFIDDLKRINHRGVVNKLVEMKLLEGFIDAESQRIWAAWGKFLLLRGHLGGLGLWKELMDSLEFSSASNRNWELLYMQCCLSDEASMRTLEKHQHDRYSQILSQFDITADKVTPYINKYAETGEFLKADTLMLMSKDGEKNKEYYIVCVDLSAFTVESNQDNEFNSQQDNDDSRHEQEQFELWNLSSASSILGYLKAELRYLMSKSVYHKLKIDTQKGTNQQLIGQYIQDYLTAFSYYDKDFVKLVQAASYSASFVKFLDSENRIPKDATVQVTTIGYTTRGISTLNVSREDFHILDLCAEAYKSMKGRQKSDRENSINTYENALFKMLNLIKKNAVYCLSRSLEQVGISGKEELIERAQPHKLSHEQKVHQFVDSLCDTNVTKDKTVCFSETLTNFNNPSDFLDTSISEKYHLTEQISLINAHAKIIQEHLSGNYRNLFLTGNPGIGKTTAVVNFIREHADEGFLFFYISPRLSVNEDTINKFIDKKTGNLFADDLYCISTNYALINANNKQPTVRYYSNGNNQTFESLGVTFHGAEYDKKRNPNRKNLINRQSRSSLGYNNKSGTGVIRSLCDAGHILIKQQKNKIVITCSTQSLRKLNSGGDSLDNFERLFRSVTNNGDVIPELMSELSSRLKHIIVMIDEVTGDNAGVEWFHSMKKWLGKKLELFDPSYGFNTKLIIADASLTGLDVVKPHLGTKEAEPDKIYCSFVDKKQEPLEVSYLSFGGYSALPANVDSAVINVNSYPAKQIELTYQVFFEVNKINDDGSIKFTPGQSARDESLINEIIHYVNHPELGQLIVYIQDKQRLRQLISLVKKRLSGFDKNETYLEIHSQVADLEMLLKRKNEVRVVFMTSSAARGISFPLAKHIIVELPRFQIENNLMEIIQVIYRGRGEFGEGQNNDRAHKKITVYIIEKVFTNAPNNQQSKSTCAANLIGSLLVLRAAIMTRILGAGNLGGRNVAMIPVGGKAIYSSGETFSTRIKSLMQLLRSHLRLHPDDQDIKLVFENLFTLFKSSEFLIQPPRISNSSVVQQPARKKISLLSLSELGVDFLFDQCSCMAELLEIEISPQVYMDGSLLIIPMNNHTVTSRYSIDPYSQIRSSITTNFRNALKNISQGDYSENIKNEILFAIDFIEHLLQNEGNTQQISDSSNFSDQYLAIPLHFLLKDKILQSSFIGDANSPMSYDFRILLERYIKALYPANDFLPIGNGYPDFPWVIFKSYDLTQIRRSLFKANYFLNSRSLNLLNLILSRQ from the coding sequence ATGAAAATAAGAGAAGCTCAGGGACATCTTTTCGAGTTAGCATTCAACGCAGGAATATTGACAGCAATTCATCAATCAGGGATGAAATATGCCCACATGGATTTATTCATTGATGACCTGAAACGTATCAATCATCGAGGAGTAGTCAATAAACTTGTTGAGATGAAACTGTTAGAAGGATTTATTGATGCGGAGAGTCAAAGAATATGGGCAGCATGGGGTAAATTTTTACTCTTACGAGGTCATCTTGGTGGTTTAGGTTTATGGAAGGAATTGATGGACTCTTTGGAGTTTTCGTCTGCTTCTAATAGAAACTGGGAACTACTATATATGCAATGCTGCCTCTCAGATGAAGCCAGCATGAGAACGCTAGAAAAACATCAACATGACCGATATTCTCAGATTCTTTCGCAGTTTGATATTACCGCAGATAAGGTTACACCTTATATAAATAAGTATGCCGAGACAGGAGAATTTTTAAAAGCGGATACATTGATGCTGATGTCGAAAGACGGAGAAAAAAACAAGGAATATTACATTGTCTGTGTTGATTTGTCTGCCTTTACTGTAGAGAGTAATCAGGATAATGAATTTAATTCTCAGCAAGATAATGATGATTCAAGGCATGAACAAGAACAGTTTGAGTTGTGGAATTTATCAAGTGCTTCGTCTATTCTTGGATATTTAAAAGCAGAACTGCGTTATTTAATGTCCAAAAGTGTTTATCATAAATTAAAAATTGACACCCAAAAAGGGACTAATCAGCAATTAATAGGGCAATATATTCAGGATTATCTTACAGCTTTTTCTTATTACGACAAAGATTTTGTTAAGTTGGTACAGGCAGCATCATACTCAGCAAGTTTCGTCAAATTTCTTGATTCAGAAAATAGAATACCCAAGGATGCGACCGTACAAGTGACAACAATAGGTTACACTACACGAGGAATTAGCACCTTAAATGTTAGCCGGGAGGACTTTCACATTCTTGACCTTTGCGCCGAGGCATATAAATCGATGAAGGGACGGCAAAAGTCGGATAGAGAAAATTCGATCAATACTTATGAAAATGCGCTGTTTAAGATGCTTAATTTAATAAAAAAAAATGCTGTATATTGCCTTTCACGTTCGCTTGAACAAGTAGGAATTTCGGGAAAAGAAGAATTAATAGAAAGAGCTCAGCCACATAAACTTTCTCATGAACAAAAAGTCCACCAATTTGTGGACTCATTATGTGATACTAATGTTACAAAAGATAAAACTGTGTGTTTCAGTGAAACACTTACAAATTTTAATAATCCTTCAGATTTTTTAGATACTTCAATCAGTGAAAAATACCATCTAACTGAGCAAATTTCTTTAATAAATGCCCACGCAAAAATAATTCAGGAACATCTGTCAGGTAATTATCGTAATCTGTTTCTAACCGGGAATCCGGGTATTGGTAAAACAACGGCGGTGGTGAATTTTATCCGCGAACATGCTGATGAGGGTTTCCTGTTTTTCTACATTAGTCCGCGTCTCTCTGTAAACGAAGACACGATTAATAAATTTATAGATAAAAAAACAGGTAATTTGTTCGCTGATGACCTGTATTGTATTTCCACGAATTACGCTCTGATTAATGCCAATAATAAACAGCCTACAGTGAGATATTATTCTAATGGCAATAATCAAACTTTTGAAAGCTTAGGGGTAACTTTTCATGGTGCAGAATATGATAAAAAACGGAACCCCAACCGAAAGAATTTAATAAATCGTCAGTCCCGCTCTTCACTCGGCTACAACAACAAATCCGGAACCGGAGTTATTAGAAGTTTATGTGACGCAGGTCATATTCTCATCAAACAGCAAAAAAATAAAATTGTCATTACCTGCTCAACTCAATCCCTCCGCAAATTGAATAGTGGAGGTGACTCATTAGATAATTTCGAGAGACTATTTCGTTCAGTTACAAATAATGGTGATGTAATTCCGGAGTTAATGAGTGAATTATCTTCACGCCTGAAGCATATCATTGTCATGATTGACGAAGTAACAGGTGACAATGCTGGAGTTGAGTGGTTTCACTCTATGAAGAAATGGTTAGGAAAAAAACTTGAGTTATTTGACCCTTCATACGGTTTTAATACAAAGTTGATTATTGCTGATGCTTCTCTTACAGGTCTTGATGTTGTTAAACCACATCTCGGTACAAAGGAAGCGGAACCAGATAAAATCTATTGTTCTTTTGTTGATAAAAAGCAAGAACCATTAGAAGTTAGTTATCTGTCTTTTGGCGGTTATTCTGCACTGCCAGCTAATGTTGATTCTGCTGTTATTAATGTTAACTCATATCCAGCTAAACAAATTGAGCTAACTTACCAAGTGTTTTTTGAAGTGAACAAAATCAACGATGATGGTTCCATTAAATTTACACCTGGTCAATCAGCACGAGATGAGTCTTTAATAAACGAAATAATCCACTATGTTAATCACCCAGAATTAGGACAATTAATTGTTTATATCCAGGATAAACAACGTCTAAGACAATTAATTTCTCTAGTCAAAAAGAGACTTTCTGGCTTCGATAAAAATGAGACTTATCTAGAGATACATTCCCAAGTAGCTGATCTGGAAATGCTGCTCAAACGCAAGAATGAGGTACGGGTAGTGTTTATGACATCATCTGCGGCTCGCGGTATTTCTTTTCCCCTTGCTAAACATATAATTGTTGAACTACCAAGATTTCAGATAGAAAATAACCTGATGGAGATAATTCAGGTAATTTATCGAGGTAGAGGTGAGTTTGGTGAGGGACAAAATAATGACCGCGCTCATAAGAAAATAACAGTTTACATTATTGAAAAAGTTTTTACAAATGCACCTAATAATCAACAAAGTAAAAGTACCTGCGCCGCGAATTTAATAGGTTCTCTACTCGTCTTACGGGCGGCGATAATGACGCGAATTTTGGGTGCTGGGAATTTAGGTGGACGCAACGTAGCCATGATTCCCGTTGGTGGTAAAGCGATATATTCAAGCGGTGAGACTTTCAGCACTCGGATTAAATCTTTGATGCAGTTACTACGAAGTCACCTGCGGCTACATCCAGATGACCAGGATATTAAACTTGTTTTTGAAAATCTGTTTACTTTATTTAAGTCATCCGAGTTTCTAATTCAACCTCCTCGCATATCCAATTCTTCTGTTGTCCAGCAACCAGCTAGAAAAAAAATTAGCTTGCTGTCTTTATCGGAGCTAGGAGTGGATTTTTTATTTGACCAATGTTCCTGTATGGCTGAATTGTTAGAAATAGAAATTAGTCCACAGGTTTACATGGACGGTTCATTATTGATTATCCCAATGAATAATCACACTGTAACATCACGGTACAGTATAGATCCTTATTCTCAAATTCGCTCTTCCATAACAACAAACTTTAGGAATGCACTAAAAAATATCAGTCAAGGTGATTATTCAGAAAATATCAAAAATGAAATTTTGTTTGCCATTGATTTTATAGAACACCTGCTCCAAAATGAGGGTAACACTCAGCAAATAAGCGACTCTAGTAATTTTAGCGATCAGTACTTAGCTATTCCCCTACATTTTTTGTTAAAGGATAAAATTCTTCAATCCTCATTCATAGGAGATGCAAATTCTCCTATGAGTTATGATTTTCGTATTTTACTAGAGCGTTATATTAAAGCTTTATACCCTGCTAATGATTTTCTTCCTATTGGTAATGGCTACCCTGATTTTCCTTGGGTAATTTTTAAAAGTTACGATTTGACACAAATTCGTCGTAGTTTGTTTAAAGCAAATTACTTTCTTAACTCTCGCTCCCTAAATCTTCTCAATCTGATTTTGTCACGTCAATAA
- a CDS encoding helix-turn-helix domain-containing protein produces MNQNSFESVNPNDIDELSPSILLEIQDNVRQVISDKLPQHLQGEKTLSASEASEATDNSDLFEAIFNEVLYRTISSIVSGKHKIDENNLQNSYNIVNNNLQGYRDSHQNSLFKSQPFEAIPTAALMLSSINSQIKKEESWQKNEEGIAVAQHKAKGNPQNYIEHYISTPGDITLLPWNEAQQIIDKFGFTSAKLHLILAAYTMEQEKPWESLFTVKGSDLIEKIGWDKRTDLPKCQKLLEIAKTAFALDCLLVKTVWIEGRNRKGGINASTPVGRMWNITIVPYGQVNTSGKIEEPDEVQIIVQPGTWTKYFLNKAGAESREALYQFGYLAQNVLKIDPYHEELTLRLAIYLTLDSRVRLDGSYKVQELIEIVLPKTEIDKALSDFRRAYDLKQRWDNALKHLLNLDWQIVFDPETYPEWLRPEYTQKKPKGYFKKLLDAKLTIKPPHPIPELIASKVKPKVQQLQPKAKDTTPEDIKLTGSQVREARIAKGWPQTKLASVLGVSQKFISLVERGDRPLSLQQAAFVRILLDIKI; encoded by the coding sequence ATGAATCAAAATAGCTTTGAATCCGTTAATCCTAATGATATAGATGAACTAAGTCCCTCTATTTTGCTGGAAATACAAGATAATGTTAGACAAGTTATAAGCGATAAATTACCGCAACATTTACAAGGTGAAAAGACATTATCTGCATCAGAAGCGTCAGAGGCGACAGATAATTCTGACTTGTTTGAAGCTATTTTTAATGAAGTATTGTATCGAACTATTTCTTCGATAGTTTCAGGAAAACATAAAATTGATGAAAATAATCTGCAAAATTCCTATAATATAGTAAATAACAATCTTCAAGGCTATAGAGACAGCCACCAAAACTCATTATTTAAATCACAGCCATTTGAGGCTATTCCTACAGCAGCACTTATGCTTTCAAGCATCAACTCTCAAATCAAAAAAGAAGAGTCGTGGCAAAAAAATGAAGAAGGGATAGCAGTTGCACAACACAAAGCTAAAGGCAATCCCCAAAATTATATTGAGCATTATATTAGTACCCCTGGTGATATAACATTACTTCCTTGGAATGAAGCCCAACAGATTATCGATAAATTTGGGTTTACTAGTGCCAAGCTGCATTTAATATTGGCTGCCTATACAATGGAGCAGGAAAAACCTTGGGAGAGTTTATTTACTGTAAAAGGCAGTGATTTGATAGAAAAAATTGGTTGGGATAAGCGAACTGATTTACCTAAATGTCAAAAACTTTTAGAAATAGCAAAAACCGCATTTGCATTGGATTGTTTATTAGTTAAAACAGTATGGATAGAAGGGAGAAATAGAAAAGGTGGTATAAATGCTAGTACCCCTGTTGGTCGCATGTGGAACATCACGATTGTGCCATATGGTCAGGTAAATACATCTGGAAAAATAGAAGAGCCTGATGAAGTTCAGATAATTGTTCAACCTGGTACTTGGACTAAATACTTTTTAAACAAAGCGGGAGCCGAATCGCGGGAAGCTTTATATCAGTTTGGCTACTTAGCCCAGAATGTCTTAAAAATTGACCCATATCATGAAGAACTCACGCTAAGGTTGGCTATATATTTGACATTGGATAGTCGGGTTCGTCTTGATGGAAGCTACAAGGTACAGGAGCTAATAGAAATTGTATTGCCCAAAACAGAAATAGATAAAGCTTTATCAGACTTCCGTAGAGCTTACGACCTAAAACAGCGCTGGGATAACGCTCTGAAGCATCTGCTTAATTTGGACTGGCAAATTGTGTTTGACCCAGAAACATACCCCGAATGGCTAAGACCAGAATACACGCAGAAAAAGCCTAAAGGCTACTTTAAAAAACTACTGGATGCCAAGCTGACCATCAAACCCCCACATCCTATTCCTGAACTAATAGCATCCAAAGTTAAGCCAAAGGTACAACAATTACAGCCTAAAGCGAAGGATACAACGCCAGAAGACATTAAATTGACTGGCAGCCAAGTGAGGGAAGCGCGTATTGCCAAAGGGTGGCCACAGACAAAGCTGGCTAGCGTTCTTGGTGTATCCCAAAAGTTTATCTCACTAGTTGAACGAGGCGATCGCCCCCTCAGCCTACAACAAGCCGCCTTTGTCCGTATCCTCTTAGATATCAAAATTTAG
- a CDS encoding ParA family protein yields the protein MLTITITSLSGGQGKTTTALFLGRLLSRQGFPTLMLDSDPQHNLTTYLGFELELNQPTLLEFLKKTVAPEDCIYPTKENDNLFLIPADDQLDTVQDYLSNSGVGATLLKRRLEAVAKIFKVCIIDAPPQRSQICLTVIGAADFLVIPAEASVKGYGSLVRTFDLLNGLRDVGATDAEVLGVLPFRDRWFGNTQAQESRAAVDGMRDEVGDSLVLPSIRESERYKQAINKRTTLSELGYTDLEYPFELLIEKIRTSVGSK from the coding sequence ATGCTGACAATCACCATTACCAGCCTTAGTGGGGGTCAGGGTAAGACGACAACCGCCCTGTTCCTCGGTCGGCTGCTATCACGCCAGGGTTTTCCTACATTGATGCTCGACTCTGACCCCCAACACAATCTCACTACCTATTTAGGGTTCGAGTTAGAACTTAACCAACCAACGTTACTGGAGTTTCTCAAAAAAACAGTCGCACCAGAGGACTGCATCTACCCCACCAAAGAAAACGACAATCTATTTCTCATCCCTGCTGATGACCAACTCGACACAGTACAGGATTACCTCTCCAATAGCGGAGTTGGCGCAACCTTACTGAAGCGCAGGTTAGAAGCAGTTGCCAAAATCTTCAAAGTCTGCATTATTGATGCACCACCACAGCGATCGCAAATTTGTTTGACAGTTATTGGCGCAGCAGATTTTCTGGTCATCCCCGCAGAAGCATCAGTAAAAGGTTATGGTTCCTTGGTGCGAACCTTTGACTTACTCAATGGTTTGCGAGATGTCGGTGCAACGGATGCTGAAGTTTTGGGCGTTCTCCCATTTCGCGATCGCTGGTTTGGTAACACCCAAGCGCAAGAAAGTCGGGCTGCTGTAGATGGTATGCGCGACGAAGTAGGCGACTCTTTGGTTCTACCCTCAATCCGGGAATCCGAACGCTACAAACAAGCCATCAACAAACGTACAACCCTCAGCGAGTTGGGATACACCGACCTAGAATATCCATTTGAACTTTTAATCGAAAAAATTCGCACTTCTGTTGGGAGTAAGTAA
- a CDS encoding Hsp20/alpha crystallin family protein, with the protein MVLVRYNPWQELNALQRQIDSLFEDFPAPTLARAIAAELHETEEAIHLKLELPGIEAKDVDIEVTENAVKVVAERKSETKTDNNGKTRSEFYYGKFQRVIPLTARIQNTNVKAEYKDGILNLTLPKTEQEKNKVVKINLGEGAA; encoded by the coding sequence ATGGTATTAGTACGCTACAACCCCTGGCAAGAATTGAACGCACTGCAACGTCAAATCGACTCCTTATTTGAAGATTTCCCAGCACCCACTTTGGCTAGAGCTATAGCAGCCGAACTCCACGAAACCGAAGAAGCCATACACCTGAAGCTGGAACTGCCTGGAATCGAGGCTAAGGATGTAGATATCGAAGTCACCGAGAATGCAGTTAAGGTGGTTGCCGAACGTAAATCTGAAACTAAAACCGACAATAATGGTAAAACAAGAAGTGAATTTTACTACGGCAAGTTCCAACGAGTAATTCCCCTGACTGCTCGCATTCAAAATACCAACGTCAAGGCAGAATATAAAGACGGGATTTTGAATTTGACTCTACCTAAAACCGAGCAAGAAAAAAATAAAGTCGTCAAAATTAACCTTGGGGAAGGTGCGGCATAG
- a CDS encoding RNA-guided endonuclease InsQ/TnpB family protein has product MSKVKRVERHFIKANHKFYSECGRLALASKNLFNYAQYNCRQSFIYGYDLPSLSQLNTLLKDTPQYQALPAKVSQLVLKQVCDAWQSYFKSLQEYKISPSKFTGKPKNPGYALERNLVKFNYQALSKTEFQKNRLLKPSKTNIFIGVSANINFDDINEVRIVPKVGGYVIEVVYDVTEFINPRESGIVAAIDLGLDNLATVAFNQAGLQPIIINGKPLKAVNQFWNKRRSLLQSLLITGIVKSQQLDNLTCYRNNYVDNYLHQSTKKLVTEFVRLGVSKVAIGNNKGWKFQSNMGKKSNQKFVQIPHQRFIEILTYKCQNLGITVIVSEESYTSKASYLDWDNIPTYNPNCTEKHIFSGKRIARSWYKSADGILIHADVNGALNIGRKVFPMDFVRRDRGCLVVHPRRITPVSVPVRETIGVA; this is encoded by the coding sequence ATGAGCAAAGTCAAACGGGTTGAACGGCATTTTATTAAAGCAAATCACAAATTCTACAGTGAATGTGGCCGTCTCGCTTTAGCTTCAAAAAACTTATTCAATTACGCGCAGTATAATTGTCGTCAAAGTTTTATCTATGGTTATGATCTGCCCTCTTTATCCCAATTAAACACTCTGTTAAAAGATACACCACAATATCAAGCACTGCCAGCCAAAGTATCTCAACTTGTTTTAAAACAGGTCTGTGATGCTTGGCAGTCTTATTTTAAATCTCTGCAAGAATACAAGATTTCCCCCAGTAAGTTTACAGGTAAACCAAAAAATCCTGGTTATGCTCTGGAACGAAATTTAGTAAAGTTCAATTATCAAGCTTTATCTAAGACTGAGTTTCAAAAAAATAGATTACTCAAACCGTCAAAAACTAATATTTTTATTGGTGTAAGTGCCAATATCAATTTTGATGATATCAATGAAGTGCGGATTGTTCCTAAAGTTGGAGGTTATGTAATTGAAGTAGTTTATGATGTTACTGAGTTTATCAATCCAAGAGAATCAGGTATAGTAGCTGCCATAGATTTAGGTTTGGATAATTTAGCCACAGTCGCTTTTAATCAAGCTGGTTTACAGCCAATTATCATCAATGGCAAACCTTTAAAGGCTGTTAATCAATTTTGGAATAAACGCCGTAGCTTATTGCAAAGTTTACTTATAACCGGGATTGTTAAATCTCAGCAGTTAGATAATCTGACTTGTTACCGCAATAACTACGTTGATAATTACTTACACCAATCTACAAAAAAACTTGTTACAGAGTTTGTAAGGTTGGGTGTGAGTAAAGTGGCTATTGGAAATAACAAAGGTTGGAAGTTTCAATCTAATATGGGAAAAAAGTCAAATCAAAAATTTGTACAAATTCCCCATCAGCGATTTATTGAAATTTTAACTTATAAGTGCCAGAATTTGGGAATTACAGTTATAGTCAGCGAAGAATCTTATACCAGTAAAGCCAGTTATTTAGATTGGGATAACATCCCAACTTACAATCCTAATTGCACTGAAAAACATATTTTTAGTGGTAAAAGGATTGCACGGTCATGGTATAAGAGTGCAGATGGAATTTTAATTCATGCAGATGTGAACGGTGCTTTAAATATTGGTAGAAAAGTATTCCCAATGGACTTTGTTCGGAGGGATAGGGGATGTCTAGTAGTACATCCAAGGCGAATAACACCAGTGTCCGTTCCTGTTCGGGAAACAATCGGTGTTGCTTAA
- a CDS encoding DUF6884 domain-containing protein: MTKLSANKTAVTSNDLGQQPLSLELPGRNIRALVITSCTGQKRQQATNQLTIEDFKDPEKLKARSLEMQEFAITAGQMYTGLQHLRVMEAVDIMRCRPHLDGTHLAREAVDVKILSAGYGLIPEDKVIVPYSVTFNSMKNDEVYSWGNYLRIHEDFQQAIIGYDLIFVLLGDKYLRTLRLPVETHSNQTFIFFASNKSINYIDSGNAKLFTLTLSNKSASRFGCALVGLKGHLLKLIATEISRYPHLLESIYNNPETLESLLNNQPNPSLCLL; encoded by the coding sequence ATGACTAAATTATCAGCAAACAAAACCGCCGTTACCTCGAATGATCTAGGGCAACAACCACTCTCCCTTGAGTTGCCAGGAAGGAACATACGTGCTTTAGTGATTACCTCGTGTACGGGACAAAAGCGCCAACAGGCAACGAACCAGCTAACAATAGAAGATTTTAAAGATCCTGAGAAGTTAAAAGCCCGTTCTCTCGAAATGCAGGAGTTCGCCATAACAGCAGGGCAGATGTACACTGGGCTACAGCATCTGCGGGTTATGGAAGCTGTGGATATTATGCGTTGCCGACCGCATCTTGACGGTACACACTTAGCAAGAGAAGCAGTAGATGTAAAAATTCTTTCCGCCGGGTATGGGCTAATCCCAGAAGACAAAGTTATCGTTCCCTACTCTGTCACCTTTAATTCGATGAAAAACGATGAAGTCTATTCGTGGGGAAATTATCTCAGAATTCATGAAGATTTTCAACAAGCAATTATCGGATATGATTTAATATTTGTCTTACTTGGAGATAAATACCTGCGTACTTTAAGGCTGCCAGTTGAGACTCATTCCAACCAAACTTTCATTTTTTTTGCCTCCAATAAAAGTATAAATTACATAGATTCAGGCAATGCCAAACTATTTACTTTAACTCTTTCCAATAAGTCGGCATCGCGTTTTGGCTGTGCATTAGTGGGATTAAAGGGGCATCTGCTAAAGCTGATTGCTACTGAAATCAGCAGATATCCACATTTATTAGAAAGTATATATAACAATCCAGAAACATTAGAGTCACTTCTCAACAACCAACCTAATCCATCTTTATGTCTTCTATAA